In one Methylobacterium sp. SyP6R genomic region, the following are encoded:
- a CDS encoding glucan biosynthesis protein, giving the protein MIDRRTLLAGAALLLGSGPQVLSAELPLGKPEVFSFDALKARAREMAGRPYAAPAIPDRDVLQAIDYDAHGKLKFKPDHALWADGPSAFPVTFFHLGRYFQKPVRMHVVEGDQAREIIYDPAAFEMPADSPARRLPPNPGFAGFRFQERRGGPLDWRRNDWVAFLGASYFRAIGELYQYGLSARGLALDTVMPDRPEEFPDFTHVWFETPAAESDTVTVLALLDGPSAAGAYRFKMRRTKSVVMDIEASLHLRKDVGRFGLAPLTSMYWFSETAKPTAVDWRPEVHDSDGLALWTGTGERIWRPLRNPPRTMVSAFSDERPRGFGLMQRDRLFDHYQDGVYYDRRPSLWVEPLGDWGKGSVQLVENATDDEIHDNVVAMWVPAAPARAGSSHDLAYRLHWVADEPYPSNLARVVATREGNGGQAGTDRPKGVRKFVVEFLGEPLGRLPAGVKPEPVLTASRGAFPLARTEAVPDDVPGHWRAEFDLAVTGAEPVELRLFLRRGDETLSETWTYQYIPAA; this is encoded by the coding sequence ATGATCGACCGCCGCACGCTGCTTGCCGGCGCCGCGCTCCTGCTCGGTTCCGGCCCTCAAGTTTTGAGCGCCGAGCTGCCTCTCGGGAAACCGGAGGTCTTCAGCTTCGACGCCCTCAAGGCGCGGGCGCGGGAGATGGCCGGCCGGCCCTACGCGGCGCCCGCCATCCCCGACCGCGACGTGCTTCAGGCGATCGACTACGACGCCCACGGCAAGCTGAAATTCAAGCCTGACCACGCGCTCTGGGCCGACGGCCCGAGCGCCTTTCCGGTCACCTTCTTCCATCTCGGCCGCTACTTCCAGAAGCCGGTGCGGATGCACGTGGTCGAGGGGGATCAGGCGCGGGAGATCATCTACGACCCGGCCGCCTTCGAGATGCCGGCGGATTCGCCGGCCCGGCGGCTGCCGCCGAATCCGGGCTTTGCGGGCTTCCGCTTCCAGGAGCGCCGCGGCGGCCCCCTCGACTGGCGCCGCAACGACTGGGTCGCCTTCCTCGGCGCCTCGTATTTCCGGGCGATCGGCGAACTCTACCAATACGGCCTCTCGGCAAGGGGCCTTGCCCTCGACACCGTGATGCCGGACCGGCCGGAGGAATTCCCGGACTTCACCCATGTCTGGTTCGAGACCCCGGCGGCGGAATCCGACACCGTCACGGTGCTGGCGCTCCTCGACGGGCCCTCGGCCGCCGGCGCCTACCGCTTCAAGATGCGCCGCACCAAGTCGGTGGTGATGGACATCGAGGCGAGCCTGCACCTGCGCAAGGATGTCGGCCGCTTCGGCCTGGCACCGCTGACCTCGATGTACTGGTTCTCCGAGACCGCCAAGCCCACCGCCGTGGACTGGCGCCCGGAGGTGCACGATTCCGACGGCCTCGCCCTCTGGACCGGCACCGGCGAGCGGATCTGGCGCCCGCTGCGCAACCCGCCCCGCACCATGGTCTCGGCCTTCTCCGACGAGCGCCCGCGCGGCTTCGGCCTGATGCAGCGCGACCGCCTGTTCGACCACTACCAGGACGGCGTCTATTACGACCGCAGGCCCTCGCTCTGGGTCGAGCCCCTGGGTGATTGGGGCAAGGGCAGCGTCCAGCTGGTCGAGAACGCCACCGACGACGAGATCCACGACAACGTCGTGGCGATGTGGGTGCCAGCTGCGCCCGCTCGCGCCGGGTCCTCGCACGATCTCGCCTATCGCCTGCACTGGGTCGCGGACGAGCCCTATCCGAGCAACCTCGCCCGCGTCGTCGCCACCCGCGAGGGCAATGGCGGCCAGGCCGGCACCGACCGGCCGAAGGGCGTGCGCAAGTTCGTGGTCGAGTTCCTGGGCGAGCCGCTCGGCCGCCTGCCCGCCGGGGTGAAGCCGGAACCGGTGCTCACCGCGTCGCGCGGCGCCTTCCCCCTCGCCCGCACCGAGGCGGTGCCGGACGACGTGCCGGGCCATTGGCGGGCCGAGTTCGACCTGGCGGTCACGGGCGCGGAGCCGGTCGAACTGCGGCTCTTCCTGCGCCGCGGGGACGAGACGCTGAGCGAGACCTGGACGTATCAGTATATTCCGGCGGCGTGA
- a CDS encoding glycogen/starch/alpha-glucan phosphorylase: MLNEVHLSGRQRDEASREAQAAEATRSWIPLAAPAAPAGDEVTVMRTAILAKLAYALGKTPATARDRDWFVATALALRDRAVAASAISAGIVPPKRVHYLSLEFLIGRLLSDAMGNLGVAETVRAALAGLDVDLDAVAGAEPDAALGNGGLGRLAACFMESMASLAIPAYGYGIRYDHGLFRQVIEDGVQREVPETWLSEGNPWEFERAEAACDVGFGGDVAMSVQPDGTLRRVWRPAETVRAVPYDTPVIGRGAKHVNALRLWAARAPEAIDLARFNAGDHVGAVAERARAEAISRVLYPSDGTPAGQELRLRQEFFFTSASLQDLVRRHVVERGDLRSLPDHAAIQLNDTHPAIAVPELMRLLVDVHGMAWEDAWHVTTQTLGYTNHTLMPEALETWPVELMERLLPRHMQIIYLINWMHLEEVAKHGSSPEHLAEVSLIDESHGKRVRMGHLAFLGARRVNGVSALHTELMRQTVFAPLHALDTDKIVNKTNGITFRRWLHNANPGLTALAVEAVGAKVLDDPRHLEGLAAFADDAAFQARYAAVRRERKEALARVVEERAGITLDPDALFDVQIKRIHEYKRQLLNILETVALYQAIKAEPHRDWTPRVKLFAGKAAPSYHQAKLIIRLASDVAKRVNADPDVAGRLTVAFVPNYSVSLAESIIPAADLSEQISTAGLEASGTGNMKLALNGALTIGTLDGANIEIKDHVGPDNIFIFGLDAAGVQRTQSQPGYAGRAIAASPRLRAALDIIAAGGFSPGEPGRFRPLVDELTHGDRFLLTADFDDYWRAQREVDAAWRKPRTWWKSAILNTARTAWFSSDRTMREYAEEIWRVRVG, from the coding sequence GTGCTGAACGAAGTTCATCTGTCCGGTCGCCAGCGCGACGAGGCTTCGCGCGAGGCGCAGGCCGCCGAAGCGACGCGCTCCTGGATACCGCTCGCCGCGCCCGCCGCGCCGGCGGGCGACGAGGTCACGGTGATGCGCACCGCAATCCTGGCCAAGCTCGCCTATGCCCTGGGCAAGACGCCCGCGACGGCGCGCGACCGCGACTGGTTCGTCGCCACGGCTCTGGCCCTGCGCGACCGGGCGGTCGCCGCCAGTGCCATCTCGGCCGGGATCGTGCCCCCGAAGCGCGTGCATTACCTCTCCCTCGAATTCCTGATCGGCCGCCTGCTCTCCGACGCGATGGGCAATCTCGGCGTTGCCGAGACCGTGCGGGCGGCGCTCGCGGGCCTCGACGTCGATCTCGACGCGGTGGCGGGTGCCGAGCCTGATGCGGCGCTCGGCAATGGCGGCCTGGGGCGGCTGGCCGCATGCTTCATGGAGAGCATGGCGAGCCTGGCGATTCCCGCCTACGGCTACGGCATCCGCTACGATCACGGCCTGTTTCGGCAGGTGATCGAGGACGGGGTGCAGCGCGAGGTGCCGGAGACCTGGCTGTCCGAAGGCAACCCCTGGGAGTTCGAGCGGGCGGAGGCCGCCTGCGATGTCGGCTTCGGCGGCGACGTCGCCATGAGCGTCCAGCCCGACGGCACGCTGCGCCGGGTCTGGCGCCCGGCCGAGACCGTGCGCGCCGTGCCCTACGACACCCCGGTGATCGGCCGTGGCGCCAAGCACGTCAACGCCTTGCGCCTGTGGGCCGCCCGCGCGCCGGAGGCGATCGACCTCGCCCGCTTCAATGCCGGCGACCATGTCGGGGCGGTCGCCGAGCGCGCCCGGGCCGAGGCGATCTCGCGGGTGCTCTATCCGAGCGACGGCACGCCGGCCGGCCAGGAACTGCGCCTGCGCCAGGAGTTCTTCTTCACCTCGGCCTCGCTCCAGGACCTGGTGCGCCGTCACGTCGTCGAGCGCGGCGACTTGCGCTCGCTGCCCGACCACGCGGCGATCCAGCTCAACGACACCCACCCGGCCATCGCCGTGCCGGAGCTGATGCGCCTCCTCGTCGACGTGCACGGCATGGCCTGGGAGGATGCCTGGCACGTCACCACCCAGACGCTGGGCTACACCAACCACACCCTGATGCCGGAGGCCCTGGAGACCTGGCCGGTGGAGCTGATGGAGCGGCTGCTGCCGCGCCACATGCAGATCATCTACCTGATCAACTGGATGCACCTCGAGGAGGTGGCGAAGCACGGCAGCTCGCCCGAGCACCTCGCCGAGGTCTCGCTGATCGACGAGAGCCACGGCAAGCGCGTCCGCATGGGCCATCTCGCCTTCCTGGGCGCGCGCCGGGTCAACGGCGTCTCGGCGCTCCACACCGAGCTGATGCGCCAGACGGTGTTCGCGCCGCTCCACGCCCTCGACACCGACAAGATCGTCAACAAGACCAACGGCATCACCTTCCGGCGCTGGCTCCACAACGCCAATCCGGGGCTCACCGCGCTCGCCGTCGAGGCGGTCGGTGCGAAGGTTCTCGACGATCCGCGCCACCTCGAAGGGCTCGCCGCCTTCGCCGACGATGCCGCCTTCCAGGCGCGCTACGCGGCGGTGCGCCGGGAGCGCAAGGAGGCGCTCGCCCGCGTGGTCGAGGAGCGCGCCGGCATCACCCTCGATCCCGACGCCCTGTTCGACGTCCAGATCAAGCGCATCCACGAGTACAAGCGCCAGCTCCTCAACATCCTGGAGACGGTCGCGCTCTACCAGGCGATCAAGGCCGAGCCGCACCGGGACTGGACGCCCCGGGTCAAGCTCTTCGCCGGCAAGGCGGCGCCGAGCTACCATCAGGCCAAGCTGATCATCCGGCTCGCCAGCGACGTCGCCAAGCGCGTCAATGCCGATCCGGACGTGGCCGGGCGGCTGACCGTGGCCTTCGTGCCGAACTACTCGGTGAGCCTCGCCGAATCGATCATCCCGGCCGCCGACCTCTCGGAGCAGATCTCGACCGCCGGCCTGGAGGCCTCGGGCACCGGCAACATGAAGCTGGCGCTCAACGGCGCGCTGACCATCGGCACGCTCGACGGCGCCAATATCGAGATCAAGGACCATGTCGGTCCCGACAACATCTTCATCTTCGGCCTCGACGCCGCCGGCGTCCAGCGCACGCAGAGCCAGCCGGGCTACGCCGGACGGGCCATCGCGGCCTCGCCCCGCCTGCGGGCTGCCCTCGACATAATCGCCGCGGGCGGGTTCTCGCCGGGCGAGCCGGGCCGCTTCCGCCCGCTCGTCGACGAACTGACCCACGGCGACCGCTTCCTGCTCACCGCCGATTTCGACGATTACTGGCGGGCCCAGCGCGAGGTCGATGCGGCGTGGCGCAAGCCCAGGACCTGGTGGAAGTCGGCGATCCTCAACACGGCGCGGACCGCGTGGTTCTCGTCGGACCGGACCATGCGGGAATACGCCGAGGAGATCTGGCGGGTGCGGGTGGGCTGA
- a CDS encoding Txe/YoeB family addiction module toxin, translating to MKLTFSDDAWSDYLFWQGENTATLERINALIKEIKRTPFTGTGKPEPLKFKLKGWWSRRISGEHRLVYRVSGSSSTHTLEIAQCRWHYDD from the coding sequence ATGAAGTTGACCTTCTCGGACGATGCCTGGAGCGATTATTTGTTCTGGCAGGGTGAGAACACGGCCACGCTGGAACGGATCAATGCTCTCATCAAGGAGATCAAACGCACCCCCTTCACGGGGACGGGCAAGCCCGAGCCTTTGAAGTTCAAGCTCAAGGGTTGGTGGTCGCGCCGGATCTCGGGGGAGCACCGACTCGTCTATCGCGTGAGTGGTTCCAGCTCGACCCATACCCTCGAGATCGCGCAATGTCGATGGCACTACGATGACTAG
- a CDS encoding alpha-amylase family glycosyl hydrolase — MTEDPKPATLLAGELWWKAGIVYQVYPRSFQDTNGDGVGDLKGITARLDYLAWLGVDAVWLSPVCRSPMADYGYDVSDYCDIDPLFGTLADFDALVAEAHRRRLRVIMDFVPNHTSQEHPWFRESRASRGSAKRDWYIWRDPAADGGPPNNWISNFGGPAWTLDPATGQYYYHAFLREQPDLNWRNPQVRAAMMDVLRFWLDRGVDGFRVDVIWHLMKDEALRDNPVNPDYRPGEPEINSLLQIHSADQPEVMQVIAEMRTVLEEYDARVLIGEIYLPLERLVAYYGVDLSGAHLPFNFQLIQTPWHAGDVARLIAEYEAALPEGGWPNWVLGNHDQPRIAARVGDAQARVAAVLLLTLRGTPTLYYGDEIGLGRVPIPPERVRDPWEHNEPGRGRDPERTPMQWEPGPQAGFSTVEPWLPLDPQARTRNVETLRDDATSILTLHRRLIALRRDHPALGIGAYRAVSVSESVLVYERLHGDAVIRVALNFGHEACTTEVPPGSGWEVLLSSAGGRRGEGPQDGHFALAGDEALVLVRCAPGGSG; from the coding sequence ATGACCGAGGACCCGAAGCCCGCAACCCTGCTGGCCGGCGAGCTGTGGTGGAAGGCGGGAATCGTCTACCAGGTCTATCCGCGCTCGTTCCAGGACACGAACGGCGACGGCGTCGGCGACCTCAAGGGAATCACCGCGCGGCTCGACTACCTGGCCTGGCTCGGGGTCGATGCGGTATGGCTGTCGCCGGTCTGCCGATCGCCGATGGCCGATTACGGCTACGACGTCTCCGATTACTGCGACATCGATCCCCTCTTCGGCACGCTCGCGGATTTCGACGCCCTGGTGGCCGAGGCGCATCGCCGCCGCCTGCGGGTGATCATGGATTTCGTGCCGAACCACACCTCCCAGGAGCATCCGTGGTTCCGCGAGAGCCGCGCGTCGCGCGGCAGCGCCAAGCGCGACTGGTACATCTGGCGCGATCCCGCGGCCGACGGCGGTCCGCCGAACAACTGGATCAGCAATTTCGGCGGGCCGGCCTGGACCCTCGATCCCGCGACCGGGCAATACTACTATCACGCCTTCCTGCGCGAGCAGCCGGACCTGAACTGGCGCAACCCGCAGGTGCGCGCCGCGATGATGGACGTGCTGCGCTTCTGGCTCGACCGCGGCGTCGACGGGTTCCGGGTCGACGTGATCTGGCACCTGATGAAGGACGAGGCGCTTCGCGACAATCCGGTCAATCCGGACTATCGGCCGGGTGAGCCCGAGATCAACAGCCTGCTCCAGATCCACTCCGCCGACCAGCCCGAGGTGATGCAAGTCATCGCCGAGATGCGAACGGTGCTGGAAGAATACGACGCCCGGGTGCTGATCGGCGAGATTTACCTGCCGCTCGAGCGATTGGTCGCCTATTACGGCGTCGATCTCTCCGGCGCGCACCTGCCGTTCAACTTCCAGCTGATCCAGACGCCCTGGCATGCCGGCGACGTGGCGCGGCTCATCGCCGAGTACGAGGCGGCCCTGCCCGAGGGCGGATGGCCGAACTGGGTGCTCGGCAACCACGACCAGCCGCGCATCGCCGCGCGGGTCGGCGACGCGCAGGCCCGGGTGGCGGCGGTGCTGCTCCTGACCCTGAGGGGCACGCCGACGCTGTATTACGGCGACGAGATCGGCCTCGGCCGCGTGCCGATTCCCCCCGAGCGCGTGCGCGACCCCTGGGAGCACAACGAGCCCGGCCGCGGCCGCGACCCGGAGCGCACGCCGATGCAATGGGAGCCCGGGCCGCAGGCCGGCTTCTCCACCGTCGAGCCGTGGCTGCCCCTCGACCCGCAGGCCCGGACCCGCAACGTCGAGACCTTGCGCGACGACGCGACCTCGATCCTGACCCTGCACCGCCGCCTGATCGCTCTCCGGCGCGACCATCCGGCCCTCGGCATCGGCGCCTACCGGGCGGTGTCGGTCTCGGAAAGCGTCCTCGTCTACGAGCGCCTGCACGGCGACGCGGTGATCCGGGTCGCGCTCAATTTCGGGCACGAAGCTTGCACGACCGAGGTGCCGCCCGGATCGGGCTGGGAGGTGCTGCTGTCGAGCGCCGGCGGCCGGCGCGGCGAGGGCCCGCAGGACGGGCATTTCGCACTCG
- a CDS encoding type II toxin-antitoxin system Phd/YefM family antitoxin, protein MTHVSLTDFRQSIAAHFDRVERDREELVVTRQGHEPLVLLPLAELESLRETLHLLGTPANARRLMRSIEQLDAGQTIERALIEPDQPKGAAGG, encoded by the coding sequence ATGACCCATGTGAGCCTGACCGACTTTCGACAGAGCATCGCCGCCCATTTCGACAGGGTCGAGCGTGACCGGGAAGAGCTTGTCGTCACCCGCCAGGGTCACGAACCGCTGGTGTTGCTGCCACTCGCCGAGTTGGAGAGCCTCCGGGAGACCCTGCACCTGCTGGGCACGCCCGCCAACGCCCGGCGACTGATGCGGTCGATCGAGCAGCTCGACGCAGGTCAAACGATCGAGCGCGCGCTCATCGAACCCGATCAGCCCAAGGGGGCCGCCGGGGGATGA
- a CDS encoding gamma-glutamyltransferase family protein, translated as MPETPVFSRAACAAPHHLAAEAGRAILQEGGNAVEAMLAMAATIAVVYPHMNGLGGDGFWLIRGPNGVVRAIEACGPAGSLATIRRYRDKDYETIPERGPDAALTVAGAVGGWALARGIARDLGGRLPLDLLLSDAVRHAREGVAVSPSEARYVPKELDTLHDQPGFKETFLIDGQIPKAGTLRKLPALAATLDQLGHAGLEDFYRGDIGREIAADLERAGSPVIRTDIERYRAVSRAPLLLKLSGGTVYNCPPPSQGLAALLILGLYERLGTIRPETAAHYHGLIEATKRAFRIRDAVVTDYDRLRHDPASFLAPERLAAEAAAIRMDRASPYPVRPVGDGDTVWMGAIDQNGVAVSYIQSVYWEFGSGVVLPRTGLTWQNRGVAFSLDPQAVNPLEPGRRPFHTLNPAMAVLADGRVLSYGSMGGDGQPQFQAQVFTRYATYGMGVAEAVDAPRFLFGRTWGANSMTVKVEDRFDSACIAALSRMGHEVEELGGSYIDSLGHAGLLVRHPGNGRIEATHDPRSDGGAAGL; from the coding sequence ATGCCCGAGACCCCCGTCTTCTCCCGCGCCGCCTGTGCGGCTCCCCACCACCTCGCGGCCGAGGCCGGACGGGCGATCCTCCAGGAGGGCGGCAACGCCGTCGAGGCGATGCTCGCCATGGCGGCGACCATCGCGGTGGTCTATCCGCACATGAACGGGCTTGGCGGCGACGGCTTCTGGCTGATCCGCGGCCCGAACGGCGTGGTGCGGGCGATCGAGGCCTGCGGGCCGGCCGGCAGCCTCGCGACGATCCGGCGCTACCGCGACAAGGACTACGAGACGATCCCCGAGCGGGGGCCCGACGCGGCCCTGACGGTCGCCGGCGCGGTCGGCGGCTGGGCGCTCGCCCGCGGGATCGCCCGCGACCTCGGCGGACGCCTGCCCCTCGACCTGCTGCTCTCAGATGCCGTCCGGCACGCCCGCGAGGGGGTGGCGGTGTCTCCCTCCGAGGCGCGCTACGTGCCGAAGGAACTCGACACGCTCCACGACCAGCCGGGCTTCAAGGAAACCTTCCTGATCGACGGCCAGATCCCGAAGGCCGGGACCCTGCGCAAGCTGCCGGCGCTCGCCGCCACCCTCGACCAGCTCGGCCATGCCGGGCTGGAGGATTTTTATCGCGGCGATATCGGCCGCGAGATCGCCGCCGACCTGGAACGGGCCGGCAGCCCGGTCATCCGCACCGACATCGAGCGCTACCGGGCGGTGTCGCGGGCGCCGCTGTTGCTCAAGCTGTCGGGCGGGACGGTCTACAATTGCCCGCCGCCGAGCCAGGGCCTCGCCGCACTCCTGATCCTCGGTCTCTACGAGCGTCTGGGCACCATCCGCCCCGAGACGGCGGCGCATTATCACGGCCTGATCGAGGCGACGAAGCGGGCCTTCCGGATCCGCGACGCGGTGGTGACCGATTACGACCGCCTGCGCCACGACCCCGCGAGTTTCCTGGCGCCGGAGCGGCTGGCGGCGGAGGCCGCGGCGATCCGCATGGACCGGGCCTCGCCTTATCCGGTCCGCCCGGTCGGCGACGGCGACACGGTGTGGATGGGGGCGATCGACCAGAACGGCGTCGCGGTGTCCTACATCCAGTCGGTCTACTGGGAGTTCGGCTCGGGCGTCGTCCTGCCGCGCACCGGCCTCACCTGGCAGAATCGCGGCGTCGCTTTCTCCCTCGATCCGCAGGCGGTCAATCCGCTGGAGCCGGGACGGCGGCCGTTCCACACCCTCAACCCGGCCATGGCCGTGCTGGCCGACGGGCGGGTGCTCTCCTACGGCAGCATGGGTGGCGACGGGCAGCCGCAATTCCAGGCTCAGGTCTTCACCCGCTATGCAACGTATGGGATGGGCGTCGCCGAGGCGGTGGATGCCCCGCGCTTCCTGTTCGGCCGCACCTGGGGCGCCAACTCGATGACCGTGAAGGTCGAGGACCGGTTCGACTCCGCCTGCATCGCGGCCTTGTCGCGGATGGGGCACGAGGTCGAGGAGCTGGGCGGCTCGTACATCGACTCGCTGGGCCATGCCGGCCTCTTGGTGCGCCATCCCGGCAACGGGCGGATCGAGGCGACGCATGATCCGCGGTCGGATGGGGGAGCGGCGGGTTTGTGA